The Pelodiscus sinensis isolate JC-2024 chromosome 13, ASM4963464v1, whole genome shotgun sequence genome includes a region encoding these proteins:
- the LOC106731632 gene encoding coxsackievirus and adenovirus receptor homolog isoform X2: MVRPGAQLLVCFFLTVFIWVQVIPTASCMHVTAQTLSPCYNANLTLTSDQLTSAAGCTVVFYPPDLNDSPEVVHWTYRNADSPSLSIIVYFKEQSKVDLYHSYAGRVNFSKTNWTLQIKLQLEDEGMYQFRTNSQESKWFLLEVIEPLSQPELRSDSSLVGSTTELVCAVSRGRVDAYQWKKDGGSLPEDGRFQLSQNGSTLRIQDTAASDGGEYTCTVSNLVSWSEASLKVDPRDPSTLAVSVAVAVVAVVVIAILAIVGYKRGFFQRCFSEDSDIRSRKSINWEN, from the exons ATGGTGCGTCCTGGAGCccag CTGCTGGTTTGTTTTTTCCTCACTGTGTTCATCTGGGTCCAGGTAATTCCAACAGCAAGCTGCATGCACGTGACAG CACAGACACTGTCTCCGTGTTACAATGCCAATCTCACACTGACATCTGACCAGCTGACTTCTGCTGCAGGCTGCACAGTGGTGTTCTATCCGCCAGATCTGAATGACAGTCCTGAGGTTGTACATTGGACCTACAGAAATGCTGACAGCCCAAGTCTGTCCATCATAGTGTATTTTAAGGAACAATCAAAGGTGGATCTGTATCATTCCTATGCAGGGAGAGTTAACTTCAGCAAAACCAACTGGACTCTGCAAATAAAATTGCAGTTGGAAGATGAAGGAATGTACCAATTTAGAACCAACTCCCAAGAATCTAAGTGGTTCCTTCTGGAAGTTATTG AGCCCTTGTCTCAGCCAGAACTCAGGAGCGACTCCTCCCTGGTGGGCTCCACCACCGAGCTGGTCTGTGCGGTGTCGAGAGGGCGCGTGGATGCCTACCAGTGGAAGAAGGACGGCGGGAGTCTCCCCGAGGACGGTCGCTTCCAGTTGAGTCAGAATGGCAGCACGTTGCGTATCCAGGACACGGCCGCGTCGGACGGCGGGGAGTACACCTGCACGGTCAGCAACCTGGTCAGCTGGAGCGAAGCCTCCCTGAAGGTGGACCCCCGCG ATCCTTCCACCCTGGCTGTCTCTGTGGCCGTGGCAGTGGTGGCGGTGGTGGTGATCGCAATCCTGGCAATAG TTGGATACAAGAGAGGTTTCTTTCAACGCTGTTTCTCTGAAGACTCTG ACATTCGTTCAAGGAAAAGCATCAATTGGGAAAACTGA
- the LOC106731632 gene encoding coxsackievirus and adenovirus receptor homolog isoform X1, with protein sequence MVRPGAQLLVCFFLTVFIWVQVIPTASCMHVTAQTLSPCYNANLTLTSDQLTSAAGCTVVFYPPDLNDSPEVVHWTYRNADSPSLSIIVYFKEQSKVDLYHSYAGRVNFSKTNWTLQIKLQLEDEGMYQFRTNSQESKWFLLEVIEPLSQPELRSDSSLVGSTTELVCAVSRGRVDAYQWKKDGGSLPEDGRFQLSQNGSTLRIQDTAASDGGEYTCTVSNLVSWSEASLKVDPRDPSTLAVSVAVAVVAVVVIAILAIVGYKRGFFQRCFSEDSALRRSLPGGRAAGAGGHGDDRVQMSPFPGIPQPTEALLGQHPPDSGSQNGARMRSPTPASATP encoded by the exons ATGGTGCGTCCTGGAGCccag CTGCTGGTTTGTTTTTTCCTCACTGTGTTCATCTGGGTCCAGGTAATTCCAACAGCAAGCTGCATGCACGTGACAG CACAGACACTGTCTCCGTGTTACAATGCCAATCTCACACTGACATCTGACCAGCTGACTTCTGCTGCAGGCTGCACAGTGGTGTTCTATCCGCCAGATCTGAATGACAGTCCTGAGGTTGTACATTGGACCTACAGAAATGCTGACAGCCCAAGTCTGTCCATCATAGTGTATTTTAAGGAACAATCAAAGGTGGATCTGTATCATTCCTATGCAGGGAGAGTTAACTTCAGCAAAACCAACTGGACTCTGCAAATAAAATTGCAGTTGGAAGATGAAGGAATGTACCAATTTAGAACCAACTCCCAAGAATCTAAGTGGTTCCTTCTGGAAGTTATTG AGCCCTTGTCTCAGCCAGAACTCAGGAGCGACTCCTCCCTGGTGGGCTCCACCACCGAGCTGGTCTGTGCGGTGTCGAGAGGGCGCGTGGATGCCTACCAGTGGAAGAAGGACGGCGGGAGTCTCCCCGAGGACGGTCGCTTCCAGTTGAGTCAGAATGGCAGCACGTTGCGTATCCAGGACACGGCCGCGTCGGACGGCGGGGAGTACACCTGCACGGTCAGCAACCTGGTCAGCTGGAGCGAAGCCTCCCTGAAGGTGGACCCCCGCG ATCCTTCCACCCTGGCTGTCTCTGTGGCCGTGGCAGTGGTGGCGGTGGTGGTGATCGCAATCCTGGCAATAG TTGGATACAAGAGAGGTTTCTTTCAACGCTGTTTCTCTGAAGACTCTG CTCTGAGGCGCTCTTTGCCGGGCGGCCGTGCCGCTGGAGCAGGAGGACACGGGGACGACAGGGTGCAAATGTCACCGTTTCCTGGAATCCCGCAACCCACGGAGGCCCTCTTGGGCCAGCATCCTCCAGATTCGGGAAGTCAGAATGGGGCACGGATGCGGTCACCCACACCGGCTTCAGCCACACCCTGA